In Acidobacteriota bacterium, the sequence CCAGCAAATTCAAAGGAATGGCACCGCAGTTGACGGGCACGAAGCGGTTTCTCCCGCGCCGGCTCAGGCTGTGAATCTCCTGGGCGACGATGTTCTTGCCGGTGCCGGTGTCGCCGACGATGAGCACGGCGCATTCGGCCCGGGCTGCCTGGACGATGAGCTGCCGGACCAGCTCGGCCTCCACCGACTGACCGACGAATTTTGACTCGAGCCCTCTGGCTTCGGCGTGGTAGCCGATGAGTTGGATCAGGGATCCATCGCCGGCTGTCACGGACTCAGTCTCCGGAGCGGCCGGAGGTTGAGTGGCAACTCCCGCGGCACCTGTCGCGGGAGCCGCGGTATCGCCGCCGGTGGGATCGGTCTTGGCCATTGTCCACAAGCTATCGAACAAGTCCGGCGGGACGCCCACAATGGCGCGCAGTTGCATGCTGCCGGAGCCGGTGCGTTTCAGGAAATCGCAAACGCTGCGCTGCAGCTGACCGGCCGAACGGTAGACGCCTTCGACAAGCGGGATTTTGCCGGCCGGGCTGCCCGTGAGGTAGGCCTTCAAGCCCTTGTGGACGTTTTTCATGCCCCGGTCCACCACCAAATCGATCATGGTGCGGAAGCCGGCCAAATCCGCATTGTCGACCAGGTAGATGGCAGCGCTCGGCGCTTTGGAGACCTTTTCTAGATCCTGTGTCCGGCCTCGCGGCAGGGTGCACCGGAAAGGACCTTCAGGCGGTAGGCCCGCCAGGTACTTCAACGCACGAGTATTCATGTGACACCTCGTTGAGTTGATGCGCGATTCTACCCGTTGTGTTTTTGTAACTCAACAGAATATTGCAGAAAATTTTTTGTTGATTAATAGTTGAGTAGTATGAACATTGATAAAGCATTTATTAAGAAATACATAAGTCTCATATCGGATAGGATGTGAATTGAAAAATCAGTGTGAAATTGAGTTGTAAGGCCATTTCTCAACAATTCGGGCCATCTGATCGCATTGAAGTCAATCTGACAGGTTGAAAACTTTGTAACAAAAACAAAATAATGAATTTAGTAATTTGGCATGTTTTGTGCATTTTGGAATTCAGAGCCGGCGAGAAATAGTTCATGAACCGGCTGATCGCGAGGTGCATGGATATGGCTAAACTCAATCTCAATGGTGTGGAGTTCTGGAGCGGCAGCGCTGCCCATGACACCGTGCGCCAGCTGGCCGGTCTCTGCGAGCAGGTGGTCCATGCGCCCATCCCCCTCTCGCCGGACGGCGACAGTTTCGCGATGTCTTGCGATCCGGCGAAGAAGCGCCGGGGTATCCTGGCCATTCAGGGAAGCTACAAGCCCGACGACGACATCGTGGAAATCGTGATCCTTCTGGTCGAAGGGTCGGCCCAGGCTAGGAGCGGTGTGTCGGCGGTGTTTCAGAAGCTGGCCGCGCTGTCGGATCGGGTGCACTGTCTGGAGCCCGAAATAGACAATGACCGCGTCGCGCTCCGGATGTTGCTCAGCGTCAAGGCTGCGATGCTGTCGTTGAGCCGTCAGGAGACGTTCATCGACGAGTTGAAGAAGCTGGACGACCTGGCCCGCTTGCTCCAGGAGGAAATTCCGTCCGACAAGACAGACCAGGAGCTGGAGGCGGCCTATCGGAAGGTGCGCGAGGTTCTCGAGCCGGTTCGGCCGCTGGCGCAGGCCGAAACGGATCTGGAACCGGCCCACGTGGCGTGGGCCCGCGAGATTTTGGATTACCTGGGGGGCGCCGCGCCCGTTGCCATCGCGGCGCCGTCGCTGGCGTTCGCAGATTACGCGCAGGCGTTGCTGGCCCGGGTGACGATGGAAACGGGGGGAAGTCTCGGCCGGCTGGCGGTGCCGTCCATCAGCACGCAGGGGCTGGTGGAGCTGGTGCGACGCGCACCGGGCTTCGTGGTGGTGCCTGTGGAGAGCATCAGTCTCGGCGCCAGCCGCTACGAATTGGGGAATGAGGTCCGCGCCCTGCTGGCAACGCTGGTGGCAGGGGGGAGGTCTCCGATCTTCATGGGGACCTATGAGGAGCTCCAGGGGGTGTTCCATGGGGGGCAGGGCGCGGCCTCGGACCCGTTGATGCCGGTGGTGCGGCACATTCCGGATGTCGCGCTGCCGGCGCTGGCCGAGGCGGCGGTCCAGGTGGCCAGCCGCCCGCACGGCGGTCTGCCGCCGGCCCGCCGGAAGGAGCTGACGGGGTGGGTGCTGGCGGCCCTCGACGGACGGGGCGACTCCCAGCAGCAGCGGATCCTGCCGCTGGTGGCGCGCAAGGTGGCCGCCGATTATTTCGCCGGGCACTACCCCGGTCCGGGTGCCACCACCGGGTTCGCCGACCGCGCCGCCGCATTGAGTGAGACGTTTGCCGGTCTGTGCGTTCACCCACGGGCGATGCGGACGGCGGAAGTCCAGACGGCTTGGGTGCGGACACTCGCATCGCCGGAACTGCTGGCCACCTTCCGCGAACACCTGTTGGCGCAGGACCGGGCGCTCGAGGCGCTGAGCCGGCGGCTGGCCATGGAAGTGCTGACGCGGCCATTGCATCAGCCCCTCCGCTATTGCGCCCAGGGGACGCCCGGCACGGGCAAGTCCGAGAGCGCCCAGCTCCTGGCGCAGGTGCTGGACGTGCCGTTCGTGGTCATCGACGCCGCGAGCATGTCCGACGCCTACACTGTCACCAGCCAGCTGCTAGGGTCCAGCCGGGGGATCGTGAACTCCTACCAGCCCGGCCGGCTGGAGCAGGTGGCCAAGCACCA encodes:
- a CDS encoding AAA domain-containing protein, which translates into the protein MAKLNLNGVEFWSGSAAHDTVRQLAGLCEQVVHAPIPLSPDGDSFAMSCDPAKKRRGILAIQGSYKPDDDIVEIVILLVEGSAQARSGVSAVFQKLAALSDRVHCLEPEIDNDRVALRMLLSVKAAMLSLSRQETFIDELKKLDDLARLLQEEIPSDKTDQELEAAYRKVREVLEPVRPLAQAETDLEPAHVAWAREILDYLGGAAPVAIAAPSLAFADYAQALLARVTMETGGSLGRLAVPSISTQGLVELVRRAPGFVVVPVESISLGASRYELGNEVRALLATLVAGGRSPIFMGTYEELQGVFHGGQGAASDPLMPVVRHIPDVALPALAEAAVQVASRPHGGLPPARRKELTGWVLAALDGRGDSQQQRILPLVARKVAADYFAGHYPGPGATTGFADRAAALSETFAGLCVHPRAMRTAEVQTAWVRTLASPELLATFREHLLAQDRALEALSRRLAMEVLTRPLHQPLRYCAQGTPGTGKSESAQLLAQVLDVPFVVIDAASMSDAYTVTSQLLGSSRGIVNSYQPGRLEQVAKHHCGAVVEICDIDHAPPPVQSALAALCFQVLENGEAQSSAGGMFSCANIIFAFTMNLPGGMDEAVRRNGIGYNNAPTSRTVTRKIVNEIKGMLSGAFLSRIGTPILFEPLDGDALAAIMERAVAEAVRAAAEHLGRPVPAVVIGAGVGRAVLATLEASVIAFGARAILEHGRALAAEAVLRWKGEAVADRPVRVMARGTGELDILID